GGTGGTGAAGCGCTTGAAGTAAAGCGGTTTTTGGAACAGGAAAAAGGTCGGGCGGAAACAAACCGTCTGTTGCGCGAAATCCCAAGCATTTGCGCCGAAATCCCGCAAGCTTTGGAAAGCCGCTTTGGCAGGTTGGGCGAACTTGGAGTCGATCTGGGCATCGATCGGGATAACAACGTCTGGATTTTGGAAGTCAATTCCAAACCGGGGCGGCGCGTGTTCTCATTAATTCACAATCTTGACGCCGAGCGGCGGGCGGTTCGGAATCCGATTCAATATGCGTGCTTCCTGCTTAAAGGCGTCTAGGATCGGTTTTTAGTCAAAGGTTCGCGCCAGATCAAATGTTGCGCGTTCGCCTGGTGCTTACGATGTGGGTTCCCCTGCGGGAAACCTTTAGGAGGATTTGCGAATGAGTTTGACAACATGCACGGTGCACTTCACCAATCGGGCTGATAAAAACTTATATATGACCAGAGCATTGATGAGAGAACTGCAAATTCGCTCGCAGAAAACTTTGACGCTTAAGGTCGGCCACCGTCAGTCCAAAGTGGGACTCCGCGTGATCAAAAAAGCAGGAAGACATATTTATTTGCCCGGATCCGTGCGGAACGCGCTGTTGATTCCCCGGGCAGGCAACTGCTGCATAAAAAGTGAAGGCGACGGCATTATCAAACTCGGCCCGTTGATCGGCATTTTGACTTCGACTGCGGGCGGAACGGGTTCTACGCCGTTCGGCAGCAGAACCGGCATGGTCAGGCAATATTTGCAGGCCGGTAATACAAAAGCGTACTACTTTGCCTTTGCCCCGCAAGACATCAACTGGCAGCAGGAAACAACCGTCGGCTATTTCGCCGAACCCGGGGGCAAGTGGGTGCGGAAGCTCGTGTCGTTGCCCGACGCGGTATACAACCGGCTGCCCAGCCGCAGGCAAGAGCTCACCATTTCGATGGAAAACTTCAAAGAGCGCTTTGTCCGCCGCAATATTCCGATTTTTAACTGGAGATTTTTCAATAAGTCGGAAGTTTACCGGTTGCTGCAAGGAGAGCCCGAAGAAAAATATGTGCCCGAGTCCGTCGTGAATCCGCCGCCGGAAAAAATCAAGGAAATGCTGGAGAGAAACCAGTTCGTCTATTTGAAGCCGACCGGCGGAAGCCTCGGAATCGGCATTTACCGGTTGACTTACCACCCGAAAAAAGGCTACTTCTGCCGCTATCGCCGCAACGGCAAAAACGTGCTTTTGCGGTTCAACCGTTTTTCGGCGTTGCTCGATCTGCTTAGAAAAAGCAGAAACCTGAATCATTATGTGTTGCAGCAAGGAATCAGGCTGATTGAAATCGATAATTGTCCGATTGATTTCCGCTTCCATATGTGCAAAAACGGCAAAAACCGTTGGACGGTCGCCGGTGTTGGCGCCAAAAAGGCGGGCAGAGGCAGCGTGACTACGCATGTGCGCACCGGCGGGCAGCTGATGACGCCGGAAGCGGCGCTGGCAAAAACATTCGGCAACCGGGCGGAAGAGATTTTGAACAACGCGAAAAAAGCCGTTATCTCCCTTTGCCAGGCGATTGAACGCAATTATCCGCATCCGTTGGGCGAAATCGGCTTTGATATGGGCATCGATAAAAACGAGAACATTTGGATGTTTGAAGCCAACTCCAAGCCCGGCCGAACCATATTTAAGCATCCCGCGCTGAAAGCGCAGGGGCGCGACGCGTTGCACTGCGTATTTGAATATTTGCTCTACTTGAGCAAGTTCCCAGTGAGGGAGGATGCTTGATGTGGCGCTAAAAGCTGAATTGCATGAGTATAAGAAGCGTCCGATCATTGCAATCCTGACAATGGATGACGAGAAAAAGGGTTTTCGCGGCAACCGGGAAAATTTTCACGACCTCATCGAGGCGGGCAAAGAGCGGAACATTCTCGTATATGTCACCACTGTCAAATTGCTGGATTTGCGGGAGAGGCAAACTGCGGGCTATACGTGCAATTTGGAGAAAAACAGCTGGATTCGCCAGATGTTTCCCCAGCCACATGTCATTTACAACCGCATCCCGTTCAGGGAAGATGAAATGTCAGCCGATGTGCAGGATAAAATGGCGCACATCCGCCGCCATCCGCGCGTCCAAATGTTTAATCCGGCTTTTTTTAACAAATGGGAATTGATCGGTTGGTTGAACGAATCCAAAATAACGAGCAAATATTTGCCGATCACGCTAAAAATGTCCGAAGACACCAAACTGCTGCCGCTTTTGAAGCAGCATTCCGCCGTGTATTTAAAACCGGAGTCCGGAAAAGCCGGCGCGGGCATCATGCGGATCCGCCGCAAGATAAACGGCAAGCCGACCTATTTGCTAAGCGTGCAGATCAAACGAAAGAGCCGAAATTTCCGTTTTAACAGCCTGAAGCGACTGCGCGCGCGCATAAAAAAAATGATCGGCAAAGAAAAGTATATCGTCCAGCAAGGAATCGATCTTGTGCATAACAAAAAGCGCCCCTTCGATTTGCGCGTGCTCGTGCAAAAAAACGGCAAAGGCAAATGGACGCTGACCGGCATCGGCGGAAGAGTTGCCGGGGAACTCAGTATTACGACGCATGTGCCCCGCGGCGGGTCCATCGACAACCCCAAATATTTGTTAAGAGCCGTCTTCGGCGCAAGCCGGGGGGCGCGGATTTTGCGCCGTGCGCAACAAGCCGCGCTCGCCATCGCCAGGCAAATCGAAATCGGCGCCGGCACACCGCTGGGTGAAATGTCGATGGATTTGGGCGTGGACGAAAACGGGGATATCTGGTTTTTCGAAGCCAATTCCAAACCGATGAAATTTGATGAGCCGCAAATCCGCAAAAAATCGTTGGAACGCATCATCCAGTACAGCATATTTTTAGCCAACGGAAAAAACGCCAGAGCAAACTTTTATGGGATTGAGGGCGATTAAATGCGATTTTCCC
This is a stretch of genomic DNA from Bacilli bacterium. It encodes these proteins:
- a CDS encoding YheC/YheD family protein yields the protein GGEALEVKRFLEQEKGRAETNRLLREIPSICAEIPQALESRFGRLGELGVDLGIDRDNNVWILEVNSKPGRRVFSLIHNLDAERRAVRNPIQYACFLLKGV
- a CDS encoding YheC/YheD family protein; the encoded protein is MSLTTCTVHFTNRADKNLYMTRALMRELQIRSQKTLTLKVGHRQSKVGLRVIKKAGRHIYLPGSVRNALLIPRAGNCCIKSEGDGIIKLGPLIGILTSTAGGTGSTPFGSRTGMVRQYLQAGNTKAYYFAFAPQDINWQQETTVGYFAEPGGKWVRKLVSLPDAVYNRLPSRRQELTISMENFKERFVRRNIPIFNWRFFNKSEVYRLLQGEPEEKYVPESVVNPPPEKIKEMLERNQFVYLKPTGGSLGIGIYRLTYHPKKGYFCRYRRNGKNVLLRFNRFSALLDLLRKSRNLNHYVLQQGIRLIEIDNCPIDFRFHMCKNGKNRWTVAGVGAKKAGRGSVTTHVRTGGQLMTPEAALAKTFGNRAEEILNNAKKAVISLCQAIERNYPHPLGEIGFDMGIDKNENIWMFEANSKPGRTIFKHPALKAQGRDALHCVFEYLLYLSKFPVREDA
- a CDS encoding YheC/YheD family protein, with the translated sequence MLDVALKAELHEYKKRPIIAILTMDDEKKGFRGNRENFHDLIEAGKERNILVYVTTVKLLDLRERQTAGYTCNLEKNSWIRQMFPQPHVIYNRIPFREDEMSADVQDKMAHIRRHPRVQMFNPAFFNKWELIGWLNESKITSKYLPITLKMSEDTKLLPLLKQHSAVYLKPESGKAGAGIMRIRRKINGKPTYLLSVQIKRKSRNFRFNSLKRLRARIKKMIGKEKYIVQQGIDLVHNKKRPFDLRVLVQKNGKGKWTLTGIGGRVAGELSITTHVPRGGSIDNPKYLLRAVFGASRGARILRRAQQAALAIARQIEIGAGTPLGEMSMDLGVDENGDIWFFEANSKPMKFDEPQIRKKSLERIIQYSIFLANGKNARANFYGIEGD